Within the Rosa rugosa chromosome 2, drRosRugo1.1, whole genome shotgun sequence genome, the region tgatttatattatttattggaTGAAGAAAAGAtaatttaaatgtatttataaattatatttaaTGACTtagaaaaatattttaaattaacaaaaataatagagaatCTCATCTCGCACTCGCTccctatatttaggagcgagattgCTAAAAGTTAAAATGAAGAGCCACTTAGGAATTTGGTGCAACtgctaaaattgataaaaagtTAAAGATGTTCTTCAAAATATTTAAGAAGTCGAGATGGAGAGTATTCTAAAGATGTTCTTAGGTCATTTCATAGTCTTGTTTAGCTTTGCTTATATTCCTTCCTTGAAATAGAGAGTATGACCTAAGAAAATATCTATAATCTTTTCGAGGGACCCTAGTCTTGTTAAAATGAAGAGTCACTTAGAAATCTAGTGCAACCgctaaaattaataaaaagttaaacatactctccaaaatatttaaaaagtcAAAATAGAGAGTTTTCTAAAGATGTTCTTAGGTCATTTCATAATATAATCTTGTTTAGCTTTTGCTTTAGATTCCTTCCTTGAAAAGGTAACTCTTGGTTTATTCGTTAACCTTTCTACAATGGTCACAATACGCTACCCTCTGCCTGATTAGATGCAGATACCTAGTAACTGTAGTTAGTACATGAATGTTCGATTCTCCAATTGACAAGTATTGTGCTGAATTTCCTCTCAAGTTTCCTAGGGTCCCCTGAAAAGATTAAAGATATTTGTTAGCTTTCAATAAAGATCAACCAGCCCACCATACATGAATATAACACTTACTAGTCACTATTAACCCATCTTTTCCATCTCCTGTGGTGCAATCAGAAATTGTAAGACCGACACTACACCTAACTTGTGAAGAATTGTCGATTTCAATTATATTCACAGACCAAAAAAGCCGATAAACTTGATGAAACAGAGATCAATGTCTTATCGCGACTTCACTTTAAATTTGGCCTCGAATATTACATATCAGATGCATATATGATATATGAAAGACCGGTCAATTACAAATTGATGTAATACACATCTCAAGTTTACATCATCAATCGAAGAATCGCTCAAACACATGAGGTCAAAACTCCTAGATCTTAGTTTACTAACCGCAACCAACTTTGTCAACCGACGGAAGTTTCACCAATATATCCTCTGTGACTCTGTCCATGGTGAAGTGTGAACTCATTCTCCTATTCATACTAAcaagaaaaattcaaaagaaGCGTGTTGAAAGAGTAGAATAGGATTAAGTGCTTTTGGCGCCGCAAAAATTTACTTGCCAAACAAGCAGCATAATCTGTTCTTAATCTTGGCATGTGCCACTTAACACTTTCATGTGTCGCCATGTGGGTGGCTTTATTACAACCCTAAGTAACTGCGCTCCCAGACGGCCAGAGCTGTCAAGCTCCCTCTCCTTTTGACACATGGCGCCtcacttccaagttccaacccTCTTCACAGCTTGACATTTTGGGCAGCAAGAAATCTAGAAAACTAAATTATCATTCTTGATTAGTTTATACCCTAGTTTATACTTTGGATTTTTACTTTTTCGACCTACCCAACTGACCCCAAAGTCGCATATAAAAATGTTGCATAGCGGAACCATTTCATAGCAATTTCAAAACTACACAAACCAATACCAACAAAACCCAAAGAAaaacctctctctctatatGCCATGGTGATGGAGTGGACTAGAGGACCAACCATCGGCCGTGGCTCCACCGCCACCGTCTCCCTAGCCACTGCAGTCCTCTCCGGTGAGGTCTTCGCGGTGAAGTCGGCTGAGCTTTCGCGGTCGTCGTTCCTGCGAAAGGAGCAGTGTTTTCTATCTAAGCTGAGCTCTCCTCATGTGGTCAAGTACTTGGGTTGTGATGTTAGCACTGAACACAATGAGCCTATGTACAATCTTTTCATGGAGTACGTACCCGGCGGCACGCTTTCCGATGCGATTCGAAGACATGGAAAGGAGCTCGAGGAGTGTATGATCCAATCATACACGCATCAGATTGTGCAGGGTTTGGAATATCTTCATTCAATTGGGTTGGCACATTGTGACATTAAGAGCCAGAACATTTTGGTGTCTGAAGAGAGTGCCCAGATCAAAATTGCTGATCTGGGTTGTGCTAAATTGGTGCATGAAGCATCCACGTCGGCATTTTCCGGCACGCCGGTGTTCATGGCGCCGGAGGTGGCACGCGGAGAAGAGCAGGGTTTTGAAGCAGATATATGGGCACTTGGCTGTACATTGATTGAAATGGCCACAGGGGGCAATAGCCCCTGGCCGGAGGTAAGTGACCCTGTTTCGGCTCTCTACCGGATTGGATTCTCCGGTGACTTGCCGGAGTTTCCGAGGTGGCTTTCGAAAGAGGGTAAGGATTTCTTGAGCCAGTGTTTGACGACATGCCCAAGAGAGAGGTGGACAGCTAAGAAGCTTCTTGAGCATCCATTTCTTAAAGACTACTCAATGGGGTCTACGACTCTGAGCTCATCTCCTATTAGTGTGTTGGATCAAGGCCTTTGGGATTCATTTGAAGTCTTTGAAGAAGCTCCTCAGAATCAAGTTTGTGAAAGCATTTGTTCCAGTTCTTCTCCGCAAGAAAGGATCAAGATGTTGATCGGAGGTACTTGTTCTACATTTTCAGGTATACCCAATTGGGAATTTGATGAGAATTGGTGCACTGTTAGAAGCAATGGTGCCGAGGATAGCGAAGCCTTATTGAAGAACAACAATGTCATTGTTGCTACTTCAGAGCAGGAATATATGGCGGCAACTGTTGCATCAGATGAGAAGCTTCACAGTTCAATgtgtgatgatgaagaagatgatgatgaggaaTTAGATTCTGAATGTTTTGTAGAGTCTAACAGTAGAATTGGTAGTGATGGAGATTTTGTAATTTCATACATTGTTACAGACGATTCTTTCGTAAACAATCTTGATATTGAACAAGATACTCGGAATTATTCTTTTATTCACTTCCATTGTTATCATTCGTGTTTTGATTTTTCTGGCCAAACTGTGGTGCTTAAGTTTCTCTTGTTAATGTCTTCTCTGTTTTGTGTTAGTTTGGTACAATGCCACATGACAGATCAATTTCTCGATCTACAGGGTAAATGCATATATGTGAAGGGCGAAATGCCTTACTCGAGCATAAGGATAAATGCTCTTAGCAACTAGAGTTACAAGTCTCCACACCAAAAGTCGCATATCTTTACGAAAAGCATTTGGTGATCATGGGCACTGCTAACTTATACATCATTAGCTGGTTACCGGCCGTCTAGCATAGGTGTAATTGTGTAAGTGAGTTGATTGCTCCATGGAACTAAATTTCTCCTTAATTTACCTCGGTGTTTCAAAATAAACACAAAGTGTTTAATGAAATGTCTTAAATACATTAAATTAAGTAGTTAAaacaaagaattttttttgaaattgttaAATCTACCCATAATTTGGATATACATAAACTTTCTACTCCTTTGGCATCTAATGCCATCTCTCCCATAAAATTGAGGAGCAGTAGCTGTCTCTTGAGTCCTGTCATAGCCAAAAGGAGAAACAAGACCAGCTGTCCCTTTACTCTCCTGCATCTGCATATATCTGTCTGTAAGCATCTTCCTCTCTTCTTGTTTATATCCCCCCAATCACATAATCTTGGAAAGATTCACATTAGTTTATCAAATCAATCTGCACCTAAATTTCCCCATGCCTAACTACGTACCCTTTTTGTTTCTATCATCACCAAACTTTGTGCTCTGAGTAAACAAATTGTGTGGTTTACATAGTTTTAGTCTCAGGAACATTATGCTCAAAAAAGACAGTATCATGTGGCTCATTAGGCTTTTACTGACATGCATGTGAAAGGTTAAATGCATTAGCTGTCTGTGAAGGCCATTGCTCTTTGTAATTCCTTTGATTTTGCCAGTGAAGCAATAGCaacctgtatttttttttttttttttggggtaaatacagcagaagccagcttttattttcttttttgagtaAATAGAAAAACAACATTGTCTGTTTTTGTAACGTTTATACAAGTCTTATATATTGACTTGACATAGAAGTCAATTTAATTAATTGATATTTTCCTCTCTTTGATGAAGCTTCCTTGATGTGTGAACCAAAGAGACTTTTGTTAGGCAACTTGGGAGTTTCGTTCTCTCTCCCTATTCCAATTCCATTATTATGGTAGGTGAGTTATACACTTTTATACTCTACCAGATTAATGTAAGTTTGTTGCTCTGATTTATTCTATCATGGACAGATACATGAATCTGtgctaaaagaaaaatacaatgCCACCAGATTTTAATGGATTTTACTCATAAGTGTAATCAACCAGATTTTCTGACATTATTCTATCTGGAAAGAATAGTTATATCTAAAGACCTGCAGACCTGGCCTGTATGAGGCAACCGCTTTAATTTGCAATTTTTTTGTTCTAGATTTGTCTCAAATTTGGAGTCTAAATGTCATATAGCTAGTACTATATGTAACTCATTTATTAGCTCGTAGACCTGTGAGAATGTAAGGGTAACTATTTTATCTTTACATTAAATATGAATTAAGACACATTAGTGTTATTGAATTAGTGCATTATTTCAACAACTCTTAAAAacatcttttccttttcttttgtcaaaAATTTAATTGTGTTGCAAGAATAGCTAGTCTGAAATTTGTGCACAATACTACAATAGTATCTTCACATTTTCGATTCATTTGAGCCTCTAACATTACTCAACTCAACAAATAATAATTCATATTTACTTCCCTATATGTATGCCCTACAATTTTAGGGTTATTAATACATGAGCTAAAGAGCAACAATACCTTATCATTTGCTCGAGTTTAAAAAGAAATTAGGCAAGACTTCTATTGAGGAATGCCTTGAGTATGTTCATTATTGATCACTTAGCTTAGCTTCAGTAGGGTTTTGCGGGTGGAGGTTCATTTCCTGGTCGATGGCCCATTTTCCGGCCGGCCTACTGATCTCGGCTGAATTTCTAGTGTCAATGCTGATAGAAGATAGTCTCTTTGTTCCAAAGGTGATCAGGAGTTGAGAGTTTGTAGGCTTGGCCACATATTATGAAGCAAGGTTTTGCTCGATCAGCTTTCAGTTTTTTCTTCATAAACTAATATGAAATTgcttcaaaacaaaacaatcaaCGTAATTGGATAGGCACGCACTTTCTGAAATTAGTTCCAATGCCATATTTGTGTTGACACCGCTGACTAATTAAAATTCGAGAAGAGTTTGAATTCAGTTGGCTAGTACATTCAACTAATTTAATTAACAAACTTTAAACAAAGTCAACTAATTCAAAACGTCAACTGACCTCCACCCCATGCATGAATCTTCCtattcaaaacaaaattaaagtaAAGGAGACTTGGAGTTGGAAGGTCAACCCCAATACGTACATGCATATACACCTTTAAGTTTTCACACAACTTTTCCTCTTTCTCGATCTCTTCAATAACAAATGCCAACATACTGACATTAAACTAATTAGATGAGTAATGAGACTAGTTAGATTTGCGGTCATTGTACGTAACCAAGTATCTAAATTACTCAAAGGTTTCTGTAGTCAATGCATCTATATTGAGTGCATGAGCCCAAAACATATATGAAGTCTGGTCAATGCATGCCATTTATACGTTCTTGTTTCTGCTCAGCACCATCGATCTATCAATTGAATTTCCTCTAGAAATGTGAAGAAATGTGAGTTGATCGAACCAGCAGCCGGCCATATGGATTTTCCGTCTAACCGTCTTCATATGTATCATCTATCAGCTAATaattaagaaaacaaaagcTAACTAGGCTAAAATCACTTATACAAATTACGGTGATCAAAGTAGTACCACTATAtcatatatattagtttcgACTGTACGTACACGGTTGTCCGTACTAGAACAGGTACACACTGATTAATTCTTAATGTTGGGTCAATATGGTTAGAACATGTACTCTGATTATTATCGGCCTGCAGGTGAGCTCAGCATGACAGATTGAGTCTTAGAACTCAGGATCGTAATTGAGTTTAGACTGCGCATGCCTTTCACTATGGTACGTATTGGATTTATATCTTTGTTCGACTATGAATCAATTACCATCCATTAGAACTTAGTCAGGGAAGTGCATGGAGAAGATGAAGCAGCTTTCACCTTCATGATTCCATGAATTTTCAGAACGAGGTGCTTTTGTTTAGAGATTTAGAGAAGTCGATTGAGCAAGAGTCTAGGGTTAGGGCCACTAATTATCCACGTCGGTATGCAGAGAACTATATGGTGAAACCTATAAGATGGATATTAAGTGTATATATTTTAAATATGGGCCTCTCTTTAATGAGTATCTTATAATAAGGATTCATTGAGGACCTTCAACCTTTAGATGAGTATGATAATATTTTAAAGGGGCATTTCATTTTACACCCAAATTTAATTACACCTATTAGATTAAACCCatccattattttttttaatgtcaCAAGCTCTAAACAAATACACTTGATGAACTAGACCCTTGATTGAACGTCTCGTAATCAATACCTAAATCGAGGTTTATATCTGATTTTCTGTATTTTGTGGTCTGTTTTTTCTATATAAAATGTATGTTATTTTTTTCATATAAACACTTGAATTGGAAGCAAACGTAAGTTAATAAGATATTCTATTTGTAAGGTATGTATGCTATCCAATTATGTACAATCTAAAAGTTTTATCTAAAAAAGGTACCTGATCATCATTAGAATACTTTTTTTCTAGATAATTTGATTTTAGTTATGTATCTAACATATAGGAAGTTTACTTTTTGTTTCTATATATTAGATTACAGCCTAAATGTTAAtagtttttgtattttttttttttaatcaagaaaTAGTAGTTTctcattcatctcaagccagaatggcacgaaTACATACCTTCAACTGCCAACACAATGGGCAAGTAAGAAAGTGgcatgctagcaccactcattatacattaaatgctcacttattaaaagtgagcctataatAACCATAGTAAATAGACCCACCCCAAACATAAAGAAAAGGGTGACTGCCTATAAAACTATGCAAAAACCATAGTACATAGACCCACCCAAACATAAAGAAAATGGTGATTTGAGTCGATCTCCTGAATCCCAAATTCAAAACCCCATAGGACTAGAACTCGATCATCACTTTGGGCCTTAGGTTAGAAATTAACTTGAGTATCCAAATTTCTTTGGACACCCAAAGTTGGTTGAACACCCAAACTGAATTAGGTCTCTAAACTGATGTGGGCACCCATTTGTGGAGACCAACGCCATCAGTGCAGCCGAGCCAGACGTGCTGCCACAGATCAGCAAGACACCCACCGGTCGGTCTTCCACCTGTGTCCCTCATAGTCCCACATACATCTTTCTTTCCCGTACGCACAGTACGGAGCTCCAGGAGTCTTTTCACCGCCATTGCCTTCCGGTCAACGCCAGTGCCGCTAACGTGTACCACCACAACGTGCAGCCGTTGTGGTCTTCTCCCTGCATCTGGACATAGCCTCCCCATGGCGAGGCCCTCATTTGACTGCACATTCTACAGGGATCTGAGCACAACAGGCCTGGTTGTCGTGCTCCAAGTACAGACAAATTGCGACTGCCATGATTGATTGATCTTCCACGGCGCCAAATCGAGGCAGCCTCTCCATGATTTTGTGAAGTTCGCTGCTTCGATCAAGTCTAGGTCTGCCTTGAGGCGACCTCTACGCGGATGAAATCAGATTAACCATTTGTGCCACCATCGAGCTTTGGGTCTCCCCTGATTAGACCACCGGCCAATCCCATCCTCATCATATATTCCATTCTGACGGGAATCAATAATG harbors:
- the LOC133731906 gene encoding mitogen-activated protein kinase kinase kinase 18-like, which encodes MVMEWTRGPTIGRGSTATVSLATAVLSGEVFAVKSAELSRSSFLRKEQCFLSKLSSPHVVKYLGCDVSTEHNEPMYNLFMEYVPGGTLSDAIRRHGKELEECMIQSYTHQIVQGLEYLHSIGLAHCDIKSQNILVSEESAQIKIADLGCAKLVHEASTSAFSGTPVFMAPEVARGEEQGFEADIWALGCTLIEMATGGNSPWPEVSDPVSALYRIGFSGDLPEFPRWLSKEGKDFLSQCLTTCPRERWTAKKLLEHPFLKDYSMGSTTLSSSPISVLDQGLWDSFEVFEEAPQNQVCESICSSSSPQERIKMLIGGTCSTFSGIPNWEFDENWCTVRSNGAEDSEALLKNNNVIVATSEQEYMAATVASDEKLHSSMCDDEEDDDEELDSECFVESNSRIGSDGDFVISYIVTDDSFVNNLDIEQDTRNYSFIHFHCYHSCFDFSGQTVVLKFLLLMSSLFCVSLVQCHMTDQFLDLQGKCIYVKGEMPYSSIRINALSN